A stretch of Mya arenaria isolate MELC-2E11 chromosome 14, ASM2691426v1 DNA encodes these proteins:
- the LOC128217247 gene encoding 28S ribosomal protein S33, mitochondrial-like yields the protein MASKYAQRMARLSSKIFGEVSRQTDQKSLKIVKIFTGLPPHLDPAKVDYYPRLRDTKTLTDDLRHHGLFIDEFLDFKEELVKKREASGKVKKVPYHIQKRLEKEAKAQESSESS from the exons ATGGCGTCAAAGTATGCACAAAGAATGGCACGGCTGTCATCTAAGATCTTTGGTGAAGTATCTAGACAGACAGACCAGAAATCCTTGAAGATCGTGAAAATTTTCACTGGATTACCACCACACCTGGATCCTGCCAAAGTGGACTACTACCCTAGGTTGAGGGACACTAAGACCCTCACAGATGATCTTAGACACCATGGTCTATTTAT AGACGAGTTTCTGGATTTCAAGGAAGAGCTCGTTAAGAAGCGTGAGGCTAGTGGAAAGGTGAAAAAAGTGCCGTATCACATACAGAAGAGACTGGAAAAGGAAGCTAAAGCACAGGAAAGCTCAGAGAGTTCTTGA
- the LOC128216232 gene encoding uncharacterized protein LOC128216232: protein MRPELQRKITKNMVDIKRDMDAKDLVDRFLQEGLLGIPDEEAINSYNPNTAENRNQCFLRKLMKKEDRAYDVFLQALRNVGLDHLADQIDSTQVAMGPALNKPLRPSSSDTSENRSTPTSLSPASDIQSGGSQEMAQKGNGYQQNTYNGPPLPTAMVNPLELMSETDSEPKSSSGAKPESQGLSKRPGDRIDEDFSRKLKLLYLTLLNELFLEIQKLVSVKKEKFIKSTYKMREELQRKIKKNIIDIKKDMDAKDLVDHFVQEDVFDLPDDEEINGFNPNTAENRNKCFLAKLLKKDDRAYDVFLQTLHLVGLAHLAEQIENTEVATAPVVDPTSWLAQIAEHIRKRRLTERDLSRLAQSIGTDWELVASEMNLTRVEIDHCRMENSTTTMQVYSALYKWRNKVPGGATLEKFVDILMHCQSTTIDWDIVKKTAQQMG, encoded by the exons atgCGGCCGGAACTTCAAAGGAAGATTACAAAGAATATGGTTGACATTAAAAGAGATATGGATGCGAAAGACTTGGTTGACCGATTCCTTCAAGAAGGACTACTTGGCATACCCGATGAGGAAGCAATTAATAGTTACAACCCAAATACCGCAGAAAATAGAAACCAATGCTTCCTTCGAAAGTTGATGAAGAAAGAAGACCGAGCCTATGACGTGTTTTTGCAAGCTCTGCGCAACGTCGGGTTAGATCATCTTGCCGATCAAATTGACAGCACGCAAGTGGCGATGGGTCCGG CACTGAATAAACCACTGAGGCCAAGTTCTTCCGATACCAGCGAAAATCGATCCACTCCTACCAGCTTATCGCCAGCAAGCGACATTCAGAGTGGAGGGTCGCAAGAAATGGCACAGAAAGGCAATGGATACCAACAAAATACCTACAATGGTCCACCATTACCGACTGCGATGGTCAATCCACTGGAATTGATGAGTGAAACTGACAGTGAGCCGAAATCTTCCTCAGGTGCAAAACCCGAGTCACAAGGGTTGAGTAAACGACCTGGGGACCGTATAGATGAagattttagtcgtaaattaaaattactata CCTCACGCTTCTTAACGAGCTCTTCCTTGAAATCCAGAAACTCGTCTCTGTTAAGAAAGAAAAATTTATCAAGTCAACT TACAAAATGCGGGAGGAACTGCAAAGAAAgattaaaaagaatattattgacattaaaaaagATATGGATGCGAAAGACTTGGTTGACCACTTTGTTCAAGAAGATGTATTTGACTTACCTGATGATGAAGAAATAAACGGCTTCAACCCAAATACTGcagaaaatagaaacaaatgctTCCTTGCGAAGTTGCTGAAGAAAGACGACAGAGCCTATGATGTGTTTTTGCAAACTTTGCACCTTGTTGGATTAGCTCATCTCGCTGAACAAATTGAAAACACTGAAGTGGCGACAGCTCCAG TGGTAGATCCCACATCATGGCTGGCTCAAATAGCCGAGCACATTCGAAAACGCAGATTAACGGAACGTGATCTTAGCAGACTGGCACAGTCCATTGGCACAGACTGGGAACTTGTAGCCTCTGAAATGAATCTAACTAGAGTTGAAATAGATCATTGTAGGATGGAAAATTCTACAACTACAATGCAGGTTTACTCGGCTCTTTATAAGTGGAGAAATAAAGTGCCAGGAGGAGCGACGCTCGAAAAGTTTGTGGACATTTTGATGCACTGTCAGTCAACCACGATTGATTGGGATATTGTTAAAAAGACTGCTCAGCAAATGGGTTGA